A genome region from Hippopotamus amphibius kiboko isolate mHipAmp2 chromosome 1, mHipAmp2.hap2, whole genome shotgun sequence includes the following:
- the FNDC5 gene encoding LOW QUALITY PROTEIN: fibronectin type III domain-containing protein 5 (The sequence of the model RefSeq protein was modified relative to this genomic sequence to represent the inferred CDS: inserted 2 bases in 1 codon), which yields MHPGPPRAALRLWLGCVCLALVQADSPSAPVNVTVRHLKANSAVVSWDVLEDEVVIGFAISQQKKDVRMLRFIQEVNTTTRSCALWDLEEDTEYIVHVQAISIQGQSPASEPVLFKTPREAEKMASKNKDEVTMKEMGRNQQLRTGEVLIIVVVLFMWAGVIALFCRQYDIIKDNEPNNNKEKTKSASETSTPEHQGGGLLRSKVRARPGPRRGPRGWRAGRPQAAEGSAXGAWHGRSWTEPSLAAAHVRQGTLQIDFGSSPFAGCQGPVGV from the exons ATGCACCCCGGGCCGCCCCGCGCCGCGCTCCGCCTGTGGCTGGGCTGCGTCTGCCTCGCGCTGGTGCAGGCGG acagcCCCTCGGCCCCAGTAAATGTCACCGTCAGGCACCTCAAGGCCAACTCTGCGGTGGTGAGCTGGGACGTCCTGGAGGACGAGGTTGTCATCGGATTTGCCATCTCTCAGCAG AAGAAGGACGTGCGGATGCTGCGCTTCATCCAGGAGGTGAACACCACCACCCGCTCGTGCGCGCTCTGGGACCTGGAGGAGGACACCGAGTACATCGTGCACGTGCAGGCCATCTCCATTCAGGGCCAGAGTCCAGCGAGTGAGCCGGTGCTCTTCAAGACACCACGCGAGGCTGAGAAAATGGCTTCCAAGAACAAAG atgaggtgaccatgaAGGAGATGGGGAGGAACCAGCAGCTGCGGACAGGAGAAGTGCTGATCATCGTTGTGGTCCTGTTCATGTGGGCCG GCGTCATCGCCCTCTTCTGCCGCCAGTATGACATTATCAAGGACAATGAACCCAATAACAACAAGGAAAAAACCAAGAGTGCGTCCGAAACCAGCACCCCAGAGCACCAAGGCGGGGGCCTTCTCCGCAGCAAGGTGAGGGCAAGACCTGGGCCTAGGCGGGGGCCCCGCGGCTGGCGCGCTGGTCGTCCCCAGGCTGCAGAGGGGTCAGC CGGGGCCTGGCATGGCCGCAGCTGGACAGAGCCAAGCTTGGCTGCTGCCCATGTGAGACAGGGGACGCTGCAAATTGATTTTGGATCTTCTCCTTTTGCAGGGTGCCAGGGGCCAGTAGGGGTTTAA